The following proteins are encoded in a genomic region of Dasypus novemcinctus isolate mDasNov1 chromosome 21, mDasNov1.1.hap2, whole genome shotgun sequence:
- the LOC101442764 gene encoding olfactory receptor 1E5, which yields MTGRNQTIVSEFILLGLPIEPGQQNLFYALFLLMYLTTVLGNLLIIFLIRLDSDLHTPMYLFLSNLSFSDLCFSSVTMPKLLQGMQSQDPSIPYAGCLAQMYFFLLFGDLESFLLVAMAYDRYVAICFPLHYTAIMSPKLCLSLVALSWVLTMFHALLHTLLMARLWFCADNVIPHFFCDMSALLKLACSDTRVNELVIFVMGGLILVIPFLLIIMSYAQIVSTILKVPSARGIRKAFSTCGSHLSVVSLFYGTVIGLYLCPSENNSTIRETVMALMYMVVTPMLNPFIYSLRNRDMKGALGRVFHKRKIVFFL from the coding sequence ATGACAGGAAGGAATCAAACCATCGTCTCTGAGTTCATCCTCCTGGGCCTGCCCATTGAACCAGGGCAGCAGAACCTCTTTTATGCCCTGTTCCTACTCATGTATCTTACCACCGTCCTGGGGAACCTcctcatcattttcctgattcgACTGGACTCTGACCTCCACACACCAATGTATTTGTTTCTCAGCAATTTGTCCTTCTCTGACCTGTGCTTCTCCTCTGTGACCATGCCCAAATTGCTGCAGGGCATGCAGAGCCAAGACCCATCCATTCCCTATGCAGGCTGCCTGGCCCAGATGTACTTCTTTCTGCTTTTTGGAGACCTGGAGAGCTTCCTCCTTGTGGCCATGGCCTATGACCGGTATGTGgccatctgcttccccctgcacTACACCGCCATCATGAGCCCCAAGCTGTGCCTCTCCCTGGTGGCGCTGTCCTGGGTGCTGACCATGTTCCATGCCCTGTTGCACACCTTGCTCATGGCGCGGCTGTGGTTTTGTGCTGACAACGTGatcccccactttttctgtgatatGTCTGCTCTGCTGAAGCTGGCCTGCTCTGACACTCGAGTTAATGAGTTGGTGATATTTGTCATGGGAGGACTCATTCTCGTCATCCCATTCCTACTCATCATCATGTCCTATGCACAAATTGTCTCCACCATTCTCAAGGTCCCTTCTGCTCGGGGTATTCGCAAGGCTTTCTCTACTTGTGGCTCCCACCTCTCCGTGGTGTCGCTGTTCTATGGGACAGTTATTGGTCTCTACTTATGCCCATCAGAGAATAATTCTACTATTAGGGAGACTGTCATGGCTCTGATGTACATGGTGGTGACCCCCATGCTGAATCCCTTCATCTACAGCCTGAGGAACAGAGACATGAAGGGGGCCTTGGGAAGAGTCtttcataaaaggaaaattgtcttctttctgtgA
- the LOC101441438 gene encoding olfactory receptor 1E1-like has product MTGRNQTIISEFILLGLPIEPGQQNLFYALFLLMYLTTVLGNLLIIFLIRLDSDLHTPMYLFLSNLSFSDLCFSSVTMPKLLQDMQSQDPSIPYAGCLAQMYFFLFFADLESFLLVAMAYDRYVAICFPLHYTAIMNPKLCLSLVALSWVLTMFHALLHTLLMARLWFCADNVIPHFFCDMSALLKLACSDTRVNELVIFVMGGLILVIPFLLIIMSYAQIVSTILKVPSARGIRKAFSTCGSHLSVVSLFYGTVIGLYLCPSENNSTIRETVMALMYMVVTPMLNPFIYSLRNRDMKGALGRVFHKRNILFSL; this is encoded by the coding sequence ATGACAGGAAGGAATCAAACCATCATCTCTGAGTTCATCCTCCTGGGCCTGCCCATTGAACCAGGGCAGCAGAACCTCTTTTATGCCCTGTTCCTACTCATGTATCTTACCACTGTCCTGGGGAACCTcctcatcattttcctgattcgACTGGACTCTGACCTCCACACACCGATGTATTTGTTTCTCAGCAATTTGTCCTTCTCTGACCTGTGCTTCTCCTCTGTGACCATGCCCAAATTGCTGCAGGACATGCAGAGCCAAGACCCATCCATTCCCTATGCAGGCTGCCTGGCCCAGATGTACTTCTTCCTGTTTTTTGCAGACCTGGAGAGCTTCCTCCTTGTGGCCATGGCCTATGACCGGTATGTGgccatctgcttccccctgcacTACACCGCCATCATGAACCCCAAGCTGTGCCTCTCCCTGGTGGCGCTGTCCTGGGTGCTGACCATGTTCCATGCCCTGTTGCACACCTTGCTCATGGCGCGGCTGTGGTTTTGTGCTGACAACGTGatcccccactttttctgtgatatGTCTGCTCTGCTGAAGCTGGCCTGCTCTGACACTCGAGTTAATGAGTTGGTGATATTTGTCATGGGAGGACTCATTCTCGTCATCCCATTCCTACTCATCATCATGTCCTATGCACAAATTGTCTCCACCATTCTCAAGGTCCCTTCTGCTCGGGGTATTCGCAAGGCTTTCTCTACTTGTGGCTCCCACCTCTCCGTGGTGTCGCTGTTCTATGGGACAGTTATTGGTCTCTACTTATGCCCATCAGAGAATAATTCTACTATTAGGGAGACTGTCATGGCTCTGATGTACATGGTGGTGACCCCCATGCTGAATCCCTTCATCTACAGCCTGAGGAACAGAGACATGAAGGGGGCCTTGGGAAGAGTCTTTCATAAAAGGAATATTCTCTTTTCTCTATAG